A section of the Streptococcus oriscaviae genome encodes:
- a CDS encoding putative holin-like toxin — protein sequence MTAFEVVQTLLSFGGFTIALIGLCYKIFRDVDKKK from the coding sequence TTGACAGCATTTGAAGTGGTGCAAACTCTATTGAGTTTTGGCGGTTTCACCATCGCCTTGATAGGTTTGTGCTATAAAATCTTCAGGGATGTTGATAAAAAGAAATAG
- a CDS encoding site-specific DNA-methyltransferase produces MRPAIDFDKLRQFLSREIVEGREYYEFTWVGKRGAIAEAGKPTTQTLRPDLEESVDFDKSENVFITGDNLEVLKVLQESYLGKIDMIYIDPPYNTGKDFVYSDKFQMSEEELSDEMDLRDEDGLQRVGLTRNEKSSARYHSDWLNMMYPRLVLARNLLKDSGVIFISIDDNEQANLKAICDEIFGEENFVGTFIRRTINSGKQDSTKVSDYHEYCLSYSKSITKCILNRRKKSETERQKLYPLEDEYVNTRGRYYISQLDKGSLQYSDGLNFAIKAPDGTDIWPGEGFHDKSKIFRWSKDKVKWGIDNDYLVFKKQGNKWKVYAKSYEFRDNNDNVIVPSNPYTTLDHVQKEFSNFNATPELNKLFGNKKYFDFPKPVPFIMDLIKYAMQKESKILDFFAGSATTADAVMQLNAEDGGNRKYILCTLDEQVADKSAAKEAGYETIDQISRERIRRATKKIQEEHPETVGQQDFGFRAYKLDTSNFKDVSQTPDSFSQDSLFDSVSNIKDGRTDLDLLFQIMLTWGMELSLPIAKTQIDGTDVYNVADGALIACFADEISENVLRQIAKEEPLRAVFKDESFANSAAKINLGQIFKEEAPNTKVKVV; encoded by the coding sequence TTGCGTCCAGCCATTGACTTTGACAAGCTACGCCAATTCCTTTCAAGAGAGATTGTTGAGGGGCGGGAGTACTATGAGTTTACCTGGGTCGGCAAACGCGGAGCGATTGCGGAGGCAGGTAAACCGACGACCCAGACCCTTCGCCCAGATCTTGAGGAAAGTGTTGACTTTGACAAGTCTGAGAACGTCTTTATTACAGGGGACAACTTGGAAGTCCTCAAGGTCTTGCAGGAGTCTTATCTGGGCAAGATTGATATGATTTACATTGACCCGCCATACAATACAGGCAAGGACTTTGTCTACTCGGATAAATTCCAGATGAGCGAGGAAGAACTATCAGATGAAATGGACCTGCGAGATGAGGACGGTTTGCAACGGGTGGGCTTGACCAGGAATGAAAAATCCTCCGCCCGCTATCACTCCGACTGGCTCAATATGATGTACCCCCGCCTAGTCCTCGCCCGCAACCTCCTTAAAGACAGTGGCGTTATCTTTATCTCCATTGACGACAACGAACAAGCCAACCTCAAAGCTATCTGTGATGAGATATTTGGGGAGGAGAATTTTGTTGGTACATTCATTCGAAGGACAATAAATTCAGGGAAGCAAGACTCAACAAAAGTTTCTGATTATCATGAATATTGTTTATCATACTCGAAAAGTATAACAAAATGTATTCTCAATAGAAGAAAAAAATCAGAAACGGAAAGACAGAAACTATATCCATTAGAAGATGAGTATGTTAATACACGTGGGCGATATTATATTTCTCAATTAGATAAAGGAAGTTTACAATATTCTGATGGATTGAATTTTGCCATTAAAGCACCGGATGGAACAGATATTTGGCCAGGTGAGGGATTCCATGATAAATCAAAGATTTTTAGATGGTCTAAAGATAAAGTAAAGTGGGGAATAGATAACGATTACCTAGTTTTTAAGAAACAAGGTAATAAGTGGAAAGTTTATGCTAAATCATATGAATTTCGGGATAATAATGATAATGTAATTGTGCCATCGAATCCTTATACGACTCTAGACCATGTTCAAAAAGAATTTTCTAATTTTAATGCAACACCAGAACTAAACAAGTTATTTGGAAATAAAAAATATTTTGATTTTCCGAAACCTGTGCCATTTATCATGGATTTAATAAAATATGCAATGCAAAAGGAATCAAAAATCCTCGACTTCTTCGCAGGCTCTGCAACCACAGCTGATGCCGTTATGCAATTAAACGCAGAAGACGGTGGCAATCGTAAGTATATTCTCTGTACGCTAGACGAGCAGGTGGCAGATAAGTCGGCTGCCAAAGAGGCTGGCTATGAAACCATCGACCAGATTTCTCGTGAGCGGATCCGTCGGGCTACTAAAAAGATTCAGGAAGAACATCCAGAAACTGTCGGCCAGCAAGACTTTGGTTTCAGGGCTTATAAGCTGGACACTTCCAACTTCAAGGATGTCAGCCAAACACCAGATAGCTTTAGCCAAGACAGTCTTTTTGACAGTGTTTCCAACATCAAAGATGGTCGTACAGACCTTGACCTCCTCTTTCAGATTATGCTGACTTGGGGTATGGAATTATCTCTTCCAATTGCTAAAACCCAGATTGACGGTACGGACGTTTACAATGTGGCAGACGGTGCCTTGATTGCCTGCTTCGCAGATGAGATTTCAGAAAATGTTCTCCGTCAAATTGCTAAAGAAGAACCGCTTCGTGCTGTCTTCAAGGACGAATCTTTTGCCAACTCCGCAGCCAAAATCAACCTAGGCCAAATCTTCAAAGAAGAAGCACCAAATACCAAAGTGAAGGTGGTGTAG
- a CDS encoding type III restriction-modification system endonuclease: protein MKLQFKQQQFQLDAVASVVDVFAGQGNHSGFDYHMDKGQGAVAELDMNFIGFRNAPIQLSEDIISQQVRVKQLRHGLKPSETLSVQEVNGRPSYNLTIEMETGTGKTYTYIRTLMELNKQYGWLKFIIVVPSIAIREGVLKSFEIMADHFQMEYGKKPRYFIYDSSRLGELDKFANSSDIQVMIINSQAFNATGADARRIHTEQESFRWRKPIDVIAATNPILMIDEPQSVEGKKTKERLEDFKPLFTLRYSATHKDKHDMIYRLDALDAYNKKLVKKIAVKTVEQTATTGTQGYLYLQELIPQKSGAPKARIEFEMRTKAGAIKRVTKLVEEPFGLYEESGNLPAYQDGWTLSHFDAREGENSIQIGANRKLHVGEVIGETNEDDIRRIQIRETIASHLQKEERLYKRGIKVLSLFFIDEVAKYKCYDEQNDAYNGTYAQMFEEEYEAQVKALLADPNLHGSNFWHYLNNHQEGNPVHAGYFSVDKVKKSDKVKFVDYKSATEKKNNQSNDKDAYDLIMKDKERLLSFDEPVRFIFSHSALKEGWDNPNVFQICTLKNTGTETEKRQKIGRGMRLAVDQKGVRQDEELLGADVHNINKLTVIANESYEDFAKNLQRELKEILADRPSKVEVDLFVNKVLENEAGQKLTVTKELAKEIEFQLIKQDMIDSKGNLTSNYFEQNDTNQFTLSENLAGYEVAVKDILETIYDANRYQIERENDSEVVFAREINHDNYNRQEFKHLWESIHHKSTYYVEFDDEELIEKSVKALNEALFVKKPSYMITEAEAREMKAEQGLDFKVNKDGKRQAELDKSSIQLRYDLLGEIASRTELKRKTVANILKQISPSKFDMFAYNPEVFIQQASRLINEQKASQVIEHIRYNILEETFDTSVFTDNPESGKLSDKRLLESQKGVYNYVKVDSDTEQKFKEELDQFEEVMVYTKLPSKFKISTPLGDYNPDWAIAFREGTVKHVYFVAETKGSMSTLQLKGAELAKIECAKAHFRALRNNGLIADDHIYDVVDSYEKLLEIVKG, encoded by the coding sequence ATGAAACTTCAATTTAAGCAGCAGCAATTTCAGTTAGATGCGGTGGCCTCTGTTGTGGATGTTTTTGCTGGTCAGGGCAATCATAGTGGTTTTGACTACCACATGGATAAGGGCCAAGGGGCAGTTGCGGAACTAGATATGAATTTTATCGGTTTTCGCAATGCGCCTATCCAGTTATCAGAAGACATCATCAGCCAGCAGGTTCGGGTAAAGCAGCTCCGCCATGGACTGAAACCCTCCGAAACCTTGTCTGTTCAAGAGGTGAACGGTCGTCCTTCTTACAATCTAACCATTGAGATGGAGACAGGTACTGGCAAGACCTACACCTATATCCGCACCCTGATGGAGCTTAACAAGCAGTATGGCTGGCTCAAGTTTATCATCGTGGTGCCCAGCATTGCCATTCGGGAAGGCGTGCTCAAGTCCTTTGAGATTATGGCTGACCACTTTCAGATGGAGTATGGCAAGAAGCCACGCTACTTTATCTATGATTCGAGCCGTTTGGGAGAGTTGGACAAGTTTGCCAACTCCTCGGACATTCAGGTCATGATTATCAACTCACAGGCCTTTAACGCCACTGGCGCAGATGCCCGTCGGATTCATACCGAGCAGGAAAGTTTCCGCTGGAGAAAGCCTATCGATGTCATCGCGGCAACCAATCCCATTTTGATGATTGATGAGCCTCAGTCGGTCGAGGGGAAAAAGACCAAAGAACGCTTGGAGGACTTCAAGCCCCTATTTACCCTCCGCTATTCAGCGACTCATAAGGACAAGCACGATATGATTTATCGTCTGGATGCCTTGGACGCCTATAATAAAAAGTTGGTTAAGAAGATTGCGGTGAAGACCGTGGAGCAGACTGCTACCACAGGAACCCAAGGCTACCTTTACCTGCAAGAACTTATCCCGCAAAAATCAGGAGCTCCCAAGGCTCGGATTGAGTTTGAAATGCGGACCAAGGCAGGTGCCATCAAGCGTGTGACCAAGCTAGTTGAGGAGCCTTTTGGCCTTTATGAAGAGTCAGGCAACCTACCAGCCTATCAGGATGGCTGGACCTTGAGCCATTTTGATGCGCGTGAGGGAGAAAACTCTATTCAAATTGGGGCCAATCGCAAACTCCATGTTGGGGAAGTAATTGGGGAAACCAACGAAGATGATATTCGCCGTATTCAGATTCGGGAAACCATTGCCAGTCACCTGCAAAAGGAAGAACGCCTATATAAACGAGGTATCAAGGTCTTGTCCCTCTTCTTCATCGATGAAGTTGCCAAGTACAAGTGCTACGACGAGCAAAATGATGCCTACAATGGCACCTATGCCCAGATGTTTGAAGAAGAGTATGAAGCCCAGGTCAAGGCCTTGTTGGCCGATCCAAACCTCCATGGCAGCAACTTTTGGCACTATCTAAATAATCATCAGGAAGGCAATCCCGTTCACGCAGGTTATTTCTCCGTTGATAAGGTGAAAAAATCGGACAAGGTCAAGTTTGTGGACTACAAATCGGCAACTGAGAAGAAAAACAACCAGTCCAACGACAAGGATGCCTACGACCTGATTATGAAGGACAAGGAGCGTCTGCTGTCCTTTGATGAGCCAGTACGCTTTATCTTCTCCCACTCAGCCCTCAAAGAAGGCTGGGACAATCCTAATGTCTTCCAGATTTGTACTCTGAAAAATACGGGTACGGAGACAGAAAAACGGCAAAAGATTGGTCGTGGGATGCGTCTTGCTGTTGACCAAAAAGGTGTCCGTCAGGATGAGGAACTGTTAGGAGCTGATGTTCATAACATTAACAAACTGACCGTCATTGCCAATGAAAGTTATGAAGACTTTGCTAAGAACTTGCAAAGAGAACTCAAGGAGATCTTGGCTGACCGACCAAGTAAGGTGGAAGTAGATCTCTTTGTCAATAAGGTCTTGGAAAATGAAGCTGGTCAAAAACTGACGGTTACCAAAGAACTCGCAAAAGAAATTGAGTTCCAGCTCATCAAGCAGGACATGATTGACAGCAAGGGGAATTTGACCTCAAATTATTTTGAACAAAATGATACCAATCAGTTTACATTATCTGAAAATCTGGCTGGTTATGAAGTGGCTGTAAAAGATATTCTAGAAACGATTTACGATGCCAATCGTTACCAGATTGAGCGTGAAAATGATTCGGAAGTTGTTTTTGCAAGAGAAATCAATCATGATAACTATAACCGCCAAGAGTTTAAGCATCTGTGGGAAAGCATTCATCACAAGTCCACATATTATGTCGAGTTTGACGATGAGGAGTTGATTGAAAAATCTGTTAAGGCATTGAATGAGGCTCTTTTTGTCAAAAAGCCAAGCTATATGATTACAGAGGCTGAGGCAAGGGAAATGAAGGCTGAACAAGGTTTGGATTTCAAGGTCAATAAGGACGGCAAGCGTCAGGCTGAATTGGACAAGTCTTCTATTCAACTACGTTATGATTTGCTGGGGGAAATCGCCAGTCGCACGGAGTTGAAACGCAAAACAGTTGCAAATATCCTGAAACAGATCTCACCAAGCAAGTTTGACATGTTCGCCTATAATCCTGAGGTATTTATCCAACAAGCTAGCAGACTCATCAATGAGCAAAAGGCGAGTCAGGTGATTGAGCATATCCGCTATAATATTCTGGAAGAAACCTTTGACACTTCTGTTTTTACAGACAATCCAGAAAGCGGGAAGCTATCGGACAAACGCTTATTAGAATCGCAAAAAGGGGTGTATAACTATGTGAAGGTTGATTCGGATACGGAACAGAAGTTCAAAGAAGAGTTGGATCAATTCGAAGAGGTTATGGTCTATACTAAGTTGCCAAGCAAATTTAAGATTTCCACACCTCTAGGAGACTACAATCCTGACTGGGCTATTGCTTTTCGTGAAGGAACCGTCAAACATGTCTATTTTGTAGCGGAGACCAAGGGTTCTATGTCAACATTGCAGTTGAAGGGAGCTGAATTGGCCAAGATTGAGTGTGCCAAAGCCCACTTTAGAGCTTTAAGGAATAATGGCTTGATAGCAGATGATCACATATATGATGTGGTTGATTCCTATGAAAAACTCCTTGAAATTGTGAAGGGATAA
- a CDS encoding TetR/AcrR family transcriptional regulator, whose translation MTEDKKAALKAAALDIFGQKGYKATGISEIARQAKVAVGSFYNYYDSKEAIFLDVYIEENKRTRQKMMEEIDWQGEAVDLVTQLFAWSRRLISPNKILSEWYNPSISGYLRTYYASENGKKENTFHQFLIQHFTERMLAEGFSQEKIQEILQVYQLFYYMDMRITENDFPAIGQTIETLATNFVKGIFK comes from the coding sequence ATGACAGAAGATAAGAAAGCAGCTCTCAAAGCCGCAGCCCTGGATATTTTTGGTCAAAAGGGTTACAAGGCAACAGGGATTTCTGAAATTGCTCGGCAGGCCAAGGTGGCCGTTGGTTCTTTTTATAACTACTATGATTCCAAGGAAGCCATTTTTCTGGATGTTTACATAGAGGAGAACAAGCGGACTCGCCAGAAGATGATGGAGGAGATCGATTGGCAGGGGGAAGCCGTTGACCTAGTGACGCAGCTCTTTGCCTGGTCTAGGAGGCTGATTTCCCCCAATAAAATCCTGTCGGAATGGTACAACCCATCCATCTCGGGCTATCTACGTACCTATTATGCCTCCGAAAACGGCAAGAAGGAGAACACCTTTCATCAGTTTTTGATCCAGCATTTTACAGAGCGTATGCTGGCTGAAGGCTTTTCCCAAGAAAAAATCCAGGAAATCCTGCAGGTTTACCAACTATTCTATTACATGGATATGCGCATCACGGAAAATGATTTTCCGGCCATTGGCCAGACCATTGAGACTCTGGCGACCAACTTTGTCAAAGGAATTTTTAAATAA
- a CDS encoding DUF1361 domain-containing protein, with translation MFTKKNILIHLFFLTISAGLHHYNLRQPDLMWNMFLALVALDFAILSKANKGWAIKILSALLWLFFYPNTFYMVTDIVHMHFTSTVLWERESMILFMLYVPSIFFGVMAGVESLRQIFASFEVKFYWLRLVLIAGLSFISSFAIHIGRYARLNSWDIFTRPMVVVQEMLAVISWAALPFILGFTFI, from the coding sequence ATGTTTACAAAGAAAAATATCCTGATTCATCTGTTTTTCCTGACCATTTCCGCTGGTTTACACCACTACAATTTAAGGCAACCTGATTTGATGTGGAATATGTTTTTGGCTTTAGTAGCACTCGATTTCGCCATTTTGTCAAAGGCAAACAAGGGCTGGGCCATCAAAATTTTGTCGGCCCTTCTCTGGCTCTTCTTTTATCCTAATACCTTTTACATGGTGACGGACATTGTCCATATGCACTTTACCAGTACCGTTCTCTGGGAGCGGGAAAGCATGATTCTCTTTATGCTGTATGTGCCTAGCATCTTCTTTGGGGTCATGGCGGGTGTGGAGAGTCTGCGTCAGATTTTCGCCAGTTTTGAGGTCAAATTCTACTGGCTAAGACTGGTCTTGATAGCTGGCCTGTCTTTCATCTCCAGTTTTGCCATCCATATCGGCCGCTATGCACGACTCAATTCTTGGGACATCTTCACCAGACCCATGGTCGTCGTCCAAGAAATGCTGGCCGTCATCTCCTGGGCAGCCCTGCCCTTTATCCTCGGCTTTACCTTTATCTAG
- a CDS encoding DUF4391 domain-containing protein — protein sequence MENFPAASRLPSPRPVYKPYLKGNSDFFDQLGLTPADKQLLRQQIEGIYLTHQLDAKTLSIPAGKTVQQIIVLSIDLLTPHYASRLLAELDTRLGQYSLFILRFPDGHEEILIHFKEKLAQSREGRNFKIIRSFQTDKPLVLTYQERDLDQFYENLVNQVGKAALVKGPSSVKDRIEQTKLLANLEKQAVQLKKRMFAEKAMRKQMELQKAYKDLQKEIEQLKNPQ from the coding sequence ATGGAGAATTTTCCAGCCGCGAGCAGATTACCAAGTCCAAGGCCCGTATACAAACCCTATCTAAAAGGGAACAGTGATTTCTTTGACCAGCTGGGCCTTACTCCTGCAGACAAGCAATTGCTCCGACAACAGATAGAAGGGATCTACCTGACTCACCAGCTAGATGCAAAAACCCTCTCCATACCAGCAGGAAAAACGGTCCAACAAATCATTGTCTTGTCCATTGACCTCCTAACTCCCCACTATGCCAGTCGGCTCTTAGCAGAACTCGATACAAGGCTAGGACAATATAGCCTATTCATCCTCCGTTTTCCAGATGGACACGAGGAAATCTTGATTCATTTTAAGGAAAAGCTGGCGCAGTCAAGAGAAGGACGGAATTTTAAAATTATCCGTTCTTTTCAAACCGATAAGCCCCTAGTATTGACCTATCAAGAACGGGACCTAGACCAGTTTTATGAAAATTTGGTCAATCAAGTCGGAAAAGCAGCATTAGTAAAAGGCCCCTCTTCTGTCAAGGACAGAATCGAACAAACCAAACTCTTAGCGAACTTAGAAAAACAAGCAGTACAGCTAAAGAAAAGAATGTTTGCTGAAAAGGCCATGCGCAAACAAATGGAGTTACAAAAAGCCTATAAAGACTTGCAAAAAGAAATCGAACAATTAAAAAACCCACAGTAA
- a CDS encoding helicase-related protein, producing the protein MEIDNRTIKLGEELKKELKTGSKVKMAAATFSMFAYQSLKEELEQIEELKFIFTSPTFTTDEFAKEYREYAIPKKKRESSIFGAEYELKLMNELTQKALARECADWVRRKVQFKSINVDEEIDNGIQINNGQIVSVDKLKNFDRKELGYENSLFKSSRNLYHQPQSLTYLQNFESYWEDDEHFRDVTEEVLENLTLAHKEHSPEFLYYVMLYHIFSEFLEDINQDQLPNEHVQYKQTKIWNMLYDFQKDAVKSLIAKLERYNGCILADSVGLGKTFTALAVMTYYAYRGKRILVLCPKKLEHNWNMYRHDYVNNPIYDRYLQYDVLYHTDLSRDKGESNGIDLALNRWDTYDLVVIDESHNFRNGGSSDADLEDGRENRYSRLMNKIIKSGVPTKVLMLSATPVNNRFNDLKNQLALAYEGNAAQLDAKLETKSSVNDIFRMAQLAYNQWAELPVQERTTAALLEKLDFDFFKVLDSVTIARSRKHIRQFYDRKTIGDFPERLKPLNYYPDLTVNRSDITYKRIYQLLDQLSLTIYQPSLHIHPSKRALYDKEEGKSLTQLGRETGIKQLMMINLLKRLESSVEAFRYTLVEVVKDYVDKTLQQINAYQTAGGSGTLETQVLSDDDFDIEDSNSEFFVGKKIAIKLEDMDYVSWKRELEKDQAVLTQLEDLIRQVSVQEDQKLQTLLQLIDDKVQNPINPGNQKLIIFSAFATTTDYLYKHISKYALEKYGLHTAQISGSKGYKSSLPLENKELNTLLTYFSPKSKNKKVIFPDDDREIDILIATDVISEGQNLQDADTMVNYDIHWNPVRIVQRFGRVDRIGSQNKVIQLVNFWPNIELDSYIDLKARVESRMKISVLTSTADDNVLTNEEIEENNYRKKQLERLQSEVVDLEEMNEGISIMDLGLEDFRMDLIAYLEQHPKLADMPQGIQAVVEAGVEEPTGAIFLLKNVANKTNLSKKNRLHPYYLVYVDSQGKTVYSVADTKALLEHIRYITKGKDRPETDLVTQYNQATNDGVNMAHYSSLLQSSLDSLVESDETSFIDSLFATGVTDFLNTGLEGSDDFELLAFFTVLKKED; encoded by the coding sequence ATGGAAATTGATAACCGTACGATAAAACTAGGAGAAGAACTCAAAAAGGAACTAAAAACTGGGAGCAAGGTGAAGATGGCTGCCGCTACTTTTTCTATGTTTGCCTACCAATCCTTAAAAGAGGAACTGGAGCAAATAGAGGAACTGAAGTTTATCTTTACAAGTCCTACCTTTACAACCGATGAGTTCGCAAAAGAATATCGAGAATATGCTATCCCTAAAAAGAAGCGAGAATCCTCCATTTTTGGAGCAGAATATGAGTTAAAATTGATGAATGAACTGACCCAGAAAGCCTTAGCCAGAGAATGTGCAGACTGGGTTCGCAGAAAGGTCCAGTTCAAATCTATCAATGTGGATGAAGAAATTGATAATGGCATCCAAATCAACAATGGCCAGATTGTTTCGGTAGATAAGTTAAAAAACTTTGATCGCAAGGAGTTGGGCTATGAAAATTCCCTCTTCAAATCGAGCCGCAATCTTTACCACCAACCTCAAAGCTTGACCTATCTCCAAAATTTTGAAAGTTACTGGGAAGATGATGAACATTTTCGTGATGTGACAGAAGAAGTGCTGGAAAATCTGACCCTAGCTCATAAAGAACACTCCCCTGAGTTTCTTTACTATGTCATGCTCTACCATATTTTTAGCGAATTTTTAGAGGATATCAATCAAGACCAGCTTCCAAATGAGCATGTTCAGTACAAGCAGACGAAAATCTGGAATATGCTTTATGATTTTCAAAAGGATGCGGTCAAGTCGCTCATCGCAAAATTAGAACGTTACAATGGTTGTATCTTGGCGGATTCGGTTGGTCTAGGAAAGACCTTTACAGCACTGGCGGTGATGACCTATTATGCTTATCGGGGAAAGCGTATCTTGGTTCTCTGCCCCAAAAAATTAGAACATAACTGGAATATGTACCGCCATGATTATGTCAATAATCCGATTTACGATCGCTATCTCCAATACGATGTCCTCTATCATACGGATCTAAGCCGAGATAAGGGGGAATCCAACGGCATTGATTTGGCCCTAAACCGCTGGGATACTTATGATTTGGTTGTTATAGACGAATCCCATAATTTTCGAAACGGCGGTTCATCTGATGCAGACCTGGAAGATGGACGAGAGAACCGCTATTCACGGCTCATGAACAAAATTATCAAAAGCGGTGTACCAACAAAGGTTCTAATGCTGTCAGCAACACCTGTTAACAACCGCTTTAATGACCTGAAAAATCAGCTTGCCCTAGCCTATGAAGGGAATGCTGCCCAACTAGATGCCAAACTTGAAACCAAGTCCTCTGTCAATGATATTTTCCGAATGGCCCAGTTGGCCTACAATCAATGGGCAGAATTACCTGTTCAAGAAAGGACAACGGCAGCTTTATTGGAAAAACTGGACTTTGATTTTTTCAAGGTGTTAGACTCTGTTACCATAGCTCGAAGCCGTAAACACATTCGACAATTTTATGATAGGAAGACAATCGGAGATTTTCCAGAACGGTTAAAACCGCTCAATTATTATCCGGATTTAACGGTAAACCGAAGCGATATTACCTACAAGCGCATTTACCAATTGCTGGACCAACTTAGTCTGACCATTTATCAACCCAGCTTGCACATCCATCCGTCAAAAAGGGCTCTATATGATAAAGAAGAAGGGAAGAGCCTTACTCAGTTAGGACGAGAGACAGGTATCAAGCAATTGATGATGATTAACCTGCTCAAGCGGTTGGAAAGCTCGGTAGAAGCCTTTCGTTATACCTTGGTAGAGGTGGTTAAGGATTATGTTGATAAGACCTTACAGCAAATCAACGCCTATCAGACAGCAGGTGGTTCAGGTACTCTTGAAACTCAAGTCTTGTCTGATGATGATTTTGACATTGAAGATAGCAATTCTGAATTCTTCGTAGGGAAAAAGATTGCTATCAAACTGGAAGATATGGACTATGTCAGTTGGAAACGAGAACTTGAAAAAGACCAGGCAGTCCTGACCCAATTGGAAGACCTAATAAGGCAAGTATCAGTCCAAGAGGACCAAAAACTGCAAACCCTCTTGCAATTGATTGATGATAAAGTACAAAATCCAATCAATCCAGGGAATCAAAAGCTGATTATTTTTTCAGCCTTTGCCACCACAACAGACTATCTCTACAAACACATCAGCAAATATGCTTTGGAAAAGTACGGCTTGCATACAGCGCAAATATCTGGCAGTAAAGGATATAAAAGCAGTCTTCCCTTGGAAAACAAGGAACTCAATACACTCTTGACCTATTTCTCACCAAAATCCAAAAACAAAAAGGTTATTTTCCCTGATGATGACCGAGAAATTGATATCTTGATTGCGACAGATGTCATCTCCGAGGGTCAAAACTTGCAGGATGCCGACACCATGGTCAACTATGATATTCACTGGAATCCAGTCAGAATTGTCCAACGATTTGGCCGTGTAGACCGCATTGGCAGTCAAAACAAGGTTATTCAGCTGGTCAACTTCTGGCCAAATATAGAACTGGATAGCTACATTGACCTCAAAGCTCGTGTGGAATCTCGGATGAAGATTTCCGTGTTAACATCGACCGCCGATGATAATGTTCTTACCAATGAGGAAATAGAAGAAAACAACTATCGAAAAAAACAGTTGGAACGTCTGCAATCAGAAGTCGTAGACTTAGAAGAGATGAACGAGGGAATTTCCATCATGGACTTGGGTCTGGAAGATTTTCGTATGGATTTGATCGCTTACCTTGAACAGCATCCAAAGTTAGCCGACATGCCACAAGGCATACAGGCCGTTGTGGAAGCTGGAGTAGAAGAACCGACAGGAGCCATCTTTCTTCTGAAAAATGTTGCCAATAAGACCAATCTCAGCAAGAAAAACAGACTCCATCCCTATTATCTGGTCTATGTGGACAGTCAGGGAAAAACGGTCTATTCTGTTGCGGATACCAAGGCCCTATTAGAACATATTCGATATATCACAAAAGGTAAAGACAGGCCAGAAACAGACCTGGTAACCCAGTACAATCAAGCAACCAACGATGGTGTAAATATGGCTCACTATTCCAGTCTGCTCCAGTCTAGCTTGGACAGTTTGGTTGAGAGTGATGAAACCAGTTTTATTGATTCCCTGTTCGCCACGGGAGTGACTGATTTTTTGAATACAGGATTGGAAGGCAGTGATGACTTCGAACTTCTGGCCTTCTTCACAGTTTTAAAAAAGGAGGACTAG
- a CDS encoding ferredoxin reductase: MLILILSILAVGLFACWGVYAYLDRSLDLSVKSIENLIDDLFLIHLTKPGNLVWDPGSYAKFTLPDSKESRWLTIASTPDENEMLILTHTSGSAFKKALTSLHKGEKIQMSWLSSTLKVKEDASPLVCFSSDVGIAAIRPIITEWAGKRELVLSHLDKGVLVFDGELAELVANQELLTYQTSASFSQSQEQLAQAIDHYGTQATYLLAGQPDDVEGLKVFLSAKGIDSSRIQVEVFRGLS, translated from the coding sequence ATGCTCATCCTTATCCTATCCATTCTTGCAGTGGGGCTTTTTGCCTGCTGGGGAGTCTATGCCTATCTTGACCGAAGCCTTGATTTGTCGGTCAAATCCATTGAGAATCTGATTGACGACCTTTTTCTCATTCACCTGACAAAACCTGGAAATCTGGTCTGGGATCCAGGTTCCTATGCCAAGTTTACCTTGCCTGACAGCAAGGAGAGCCGCTGGCTGACCATCGCCTCAACGCCTGATGAGAATGAAATGTTGATTCTTACTCACACTAGCGGCAGTGCTTTCAAGAAAGCCCTGACTTCTTTGCATAAGGGGGAGAAAATCCAGATGAGCTGGCTGTCCTCAACCTTAAAAGTGAAAGAGGATGCTAGTCCGCTGGTCTGCTTTTCCTCTGATGTTGGCATCGCTGCTATACGCCCCATAATCACAGAATGGGCTGGTAAGCGCGAGCTTGTCCTCAGTCACCTAGATAAAGGAGTGCTGGTTTTTGATGGGGAACTGGCAGAGCTGGTTGCTAACCAAGAACTGCTGACTTACCAAACTAGCGCCAGCTTTTCCCAAAGCCAAGAACAGTTAGCGCAAGCTATTGACCATTATGGGACTCAAGCCACTTACCTCCTGGCCGGACAGCCCGATGATGTGGAAGGCTTGAAAGTCTTTCTTTCAGCCAAGGGAATAGACAGCAGTCGAATTCAAGTTGAGGTGTTTAGGGGCCTATCATGA